The region GGCGTTCTCGCGATTTGCGGGCCCCACTCTGCCGGGCGGCGCCGGTCGCCGTCATCGGTCGATGGGCCAGAACACGATCGTCCTCAGGTCGTACTCGCGCGCCCGCGCGGTGACAGTCGTCTCAGGGTTTTCCCGCAGTCACCCGGAGAACAGGCGGGATCAGCCGAAGATGCGGTTCAGCACGGCCGCCAGGCCGTCCTCGGAGACCGGGCCGGTGACCTCGTCCGCGGCGGCGTGCACGACGGCCGGGCCCTGGCCCATCGCCACGCCGTGCGCGGCCCACTCCAGCATCTCGATGTCGTTGTCGCCGTCACCCGCGGCGAAGGTGTCCTCGGCGGGGATGCCCAGCTCGGTGCGCAGCTTCTCCAGCGCCGAGCCCTTCGTCACACCGGCGGGCACCACCGTGACCCACGGCTCGTAGTGGTCGAGGGTGATCGTGCACGCCGGGAACTCGACACCGCCCATGGCGTGGTGCACTTCCTCGGGGGCGTGGCCGGTCCAGTTCGCGATCAGCCGCGGTACGGGCCGCGCGACCAACTCGTCGAGCCCGGCGAGCTGCTGCGGTCCGTGCAGTTCCTCCTCGCCGAACAGGCTGCTCACGAGGCTGCCCACGCCGACCCGCTCGGCCGCGTAGATCGCGCCCGGCAGGCGCTCGGAGAGCGCCGCGTGCACGGGCGCGGGGTCGAAGGTCTCCACCGCCAGGACCGCGCCGGTGGCGGCGTCCATCCGGACCGCGCCGTTGGAGCACAGCGCCACACCGCCGGTCAGGCCGAGCTCGGCCAGGATCGGCCGCGTGCCCAGCGTGCTCCTGCCGGTGGAGACGACGACCTGGGCCCCGCTGCCGACCGCCCGCCGCACGGCGGCCCGGACCACTTCGGAGACGGACTGGGTCTCGGGGTCGAGCAGGGTCCCGTCGACGTCGAGGGCGATCAGCTTGGGCTTCCAGGCGGAGGACACCAGTGCAGGCTATGCGCGTCCGGCGCCGGTGCGCCGCGTGACGCGGCAGATCTCACGGTCCCGCCTCACTTTTCACCGGGACGCACCAGTCCGGTCTCGTAGGCCAGCACAACGGCCTGCACCCGGTCGCGGATGTCCAGTTTGGACAGTATGCGGCCGACGTGGGTCTTGATGGTGGCCTCCGACAGGAACAGCCGCGACGCCAGCTCTGCGTTGGAGAGCCCCTTGGCGACCAGCACCAGCACCTCGCGCTCCCGCTCGGTGAGCACGTCCAGGACACCGGGGTCGCGCAGCGCGCCGCCGTCGCCGCCGAGGAAGCGGTCGAGCAGCCGCCTGGTCACGCTGGGCGAGACGACCGCGTCGCCGCTTGCGACCGAGCGCACCGCGGTGACCAGCCCGTCCGGCGGGGTGTCCTTCAGCAGGAAGCCGCCGGCCCCGCCGCGCAGCGCCGCCAGCGCGTACTCGTCGAGGTCGAAGGTGGTCATGACCAGGACCTTCGAGCTGCCCTCCGCGACGATGCGCCGGGTGGCCTCCACACCGTCGACGACCGGCATCCGGACGTCCATCAGCACCACGTCCGGCCGCAGGCTCCTGGCCAGCTCCACGGCTTCCTCGCCGTTGCCCGCCTCGCCGACGACCTCCAGGTCGTCCTGCGACTCGAGCACCATGCGGAAGCCCATCCGCATGAGTTCCTGATCGTCCACAAGCAGGACACGAGCCATGTTCGCCAGCCTAACCACGGGGGAGCGGCAGCACCGCGCGCACGCGCCAGCCGCCCTCGGTGCGGGGTCCCGCGTGCAGCTCACCGCCGTAGACGGTGGCCCGCTCGCGCATGCCGATGAGTCCGTTGCCGCCGGAGACCAGCGTCGTCGGCTCCCGCCGCGCGCCGTCGTCGAGCACCTCGATCTCGATGCGTTCGCCGTCGTTGGCGGCGTGCACCGCGGCGCGCACGTCGCGTCCGCCGTGCTTGAGCACGTTGGTGAGCGACTCCTGCGCTATGCGGTAGACGGCGAGCCCGATGCCGGTCGGCAGCACCTCGAAGTCGCCGTCGAGCCGCAGCTCGACCGGCAGCCCGAGCCCGCGCACCCGGTCGGCGAGCTCGCGCAGGCCCGCCGCGGTGGGCTGCGGGGTGCGGCCACCGCCTTCGTCCGGATTGCGCAGGACCTCCAGCAGGCCGCGCAGCTCCGACAGCGCGTCGCGGCCGGTCTCGCCGATGGCCCGCAGCGCCTTCTCGGCCATCTCCGGCTTGCCGTGCAGCGCGAACGTGGCACCGTCGGCCTGCGTGATCATCACGCTTACCGAGTGCGCGAGGACGTCGTGCAGCTCGCGGGCGATCCGGTTGCGCTCCTCGGCGACGGCGATCCGCGACTGCTGGTCCTGCTCGAACTCCAGGTGGCGCAGCCGCCGCTCCACCTCGGCGTTGTAGGCGCGGCGGGCGCCGACGAACTCGCCGAGCACCCAGCAGACGGCGGCGACCAGGACGTAGACGACCGCCATCACGGTGATCGCGTTGCCCCGGTCGTCGAAGGTGGGCGTCTTGAACAGGACCTGGCAGGCCACGACCACGGCGGCGAGGAACGTGTACGGCGCGGCCGGTCGCCGGCCGGCGTAGGCCACCACCGTGTAGACGGAGACGCACACGGCCAGGCCCGCGACCCGCACCATCGCGCCGTCCTGGGTGAGGACCATCAGCGCCAGGCCGGCGAGCACCGCGTAGGCGGAGGCCAGCGGCCACCGCCTGCGCACGCACAGCGGCACCACCGTCACCACACCGACCGCGGCGTAGAGCCACGGCGGGACACCCCGGTCCTCGACGCCCACCAGCAGCTCGCTGAGGTCCAGGAGCAGGACGAGCGCGGCGATGGTGGAGTCGCCGACCACCGGGTGCTCCCGCATCCACAGACTCAGCCTTCGCATCCCGTCGAGGTTAGGCAGGCCCCACCGGGCCAGGCGTCATCCTGGCGGCGACGCCGTCGTACGCCCCAGGTCGTACGACGGAGGGATCAGGCCCGCTGCTGGAGGACGCGGTATAGGGCGCGTTCGATCTCCGCCTCGCGCGTGAAGACCGAGGCCCGGACGGATGCCGCCACTTGACACTTCAGAACTAGTTCTGAAGTATGGAGGTGTGAGTACCACAGTGTCCTTTTCCAAGCTTCTGCGCGAACCCAACGAGGTGGTCAAGCAGCTCGATCACGGGGACGTGCTCCTCTCCCGTCGCGACGGCGAGTCGTTGCGGCTGTCCAAGGCCGGCGACGCCGAGCGGGAGGTCGACACCCTGCAAGCGCTGGCCCAGCTGATCGCCGCTTCACTGGACGAGGATGCCTGCGACCGGATCGTCACGCGGCTGACCGAACCGTTCCCCTGGGTGACGTTCCTGCCCGCGGATCGACGCCGGGAATTCGTCAGCGAGTTCCTCCGAGTCGCCCGCGCTTGCGCCTCCATCGGGCGTTTCGAACGCTTGACGATCACCCTGAACTCCTGGCGAGCCACCGCCGAGGCCTACGCCGACCCGTCCGTGACCCCGGACGGCTCCGATCTGGACTACCTCCCCACCGCCGAGGTGGCCGACGACCCGCGTGAGACCGGATGAGCAAGTCCGAACGTGTTGAACGACCGCTCAAACGCGTGGAGTACGAGATCTTCTTCATCACCCGGGAGGCGCAGAAGGGGTGGCAGGACTGCCTTGCCGTCGCCCGGAACGCCACGGTGCAGGCGTGGGAGCGTCTCACCACGGCACCCACGCACGAAGATGAGCGGCTCTACCGGCTCTCGGCTGACTTCGCCGTCGGCACCTACGGCCGTCGTACCTTCGAGCGCTACCAGTACAAGATCACCAATGGCGGGCGGCTCTGGTACTTCGTCGAGCCGACACCCCGTTCCAAGGTCGCTGGCCGTGTGCTGCTCGAACGGTGCATGACGGGCCATCCCAAGGAGACGGAGCCGAGATAGCTCGTCTGCACGGCGTCCGTGCCGTACGTCCCCTCGCTCGGAGCCGCCGGCCCCGGCCCGTAGGAGGCTCCACCACCGCCCCGGGCCCGCGGCCGGGTTCGTGCAGATCGGCGCGATGCGCGCGCGGGGCGTGGCAGGATGTTGCGCACGCGCCGACCGGCGCGGATGTCGCCGCTGATCGAAAGGGCCGTGGTGGGTACGGGAACCGAGCATCAGCACTGGCCCGGTCCGCTGTCGTCCGCCGTGGCCGCGCTTTGCACCGGGTTGCAGCCGCAGGTCTCCGAGCGCACCGCCGAGGGCTTCCGGGAGGTGCTGCGCCGGCTTTCCGCGCCGCTGCAGGTCGCGGTCGCCGGGCGGATCAAGTCCGGCAAGTCCACGCTGGTCAACGCCCTGATCGGGCGCCGGGTCGCGCCGACCGACGTGGGTGAGTGCACCCGGCTGGTCACGCGCTTCCAGTACGGCACCGTCGACCGGGTCGAGGTGGTGTTCCACGACGGCGGCAAGCAGGCCATCCCGTTCGACGCCGACGGCGGCATCCCCGCCGACCTGGGCATCGACCTCGAGAAGATCTCCCACCTCGAGGCCTACCTCACCAACGCGGTGCTGCGCGACCTCACCGTGATCGACACCCCCGGTCTCGGGTCGCTGGACGCGGCGTCGGTCGCCCGCACCGAGGAGCTGCTGGGCACCAGGCGCGGCGACGGCGAGGCCGGCGACGACCTCGACCCCGTCTCCCGCAACGCCGTCGCGGGCGCCGAGGCCGTCCTCTACGTCGTGACCCAGGCGGTGCGCGCCGACGACCAGCAGGCCCTGGCGTCCTTCACCGCCGCCACCGCCAGCCGGGAGGCCGGGCCGGTCAACGCCATCGCGCTGCTGAACAAGGCCGACACCATCGAGCCCGACTCGGTCTCCGAGTCCGGCGGCGACGTGTGGACCGCGGCGACGCTGATCGCCGGAAAACAGGCCCAGCTGCTCAAACCCCGCGTCGCCGACGTGCTGCCGGTGATCGGCCTGCTCGCCGAGACCGCCGAGACCGGCGGGTTCACCTCCGCCGACGCCGACGCGCTGCGCCGGCTCGCGGCGCTGGACGAGGTCACCCGCGAGACTCTGCTGATGTCGGCGGACCTGTTCACCAGCTGGGACTGCGACGTGCCCGCCGGGGTGCGGACCCGGCTGCTGGAGCGGATGGACCTCTACGGCATCCGGCACGCGCTGGCCGCGATCGACGCCGAGCCCGAGATCACCGCGGGCGACCTGCGCCGCAGGCTGCTGGACTCCTCCGGACTGGCCGGGGTGATGAGCAGGCTCGACTCGGTGTTCCGCGCCCGCGCCGACGGGATCAAGGCCGCCGCGGCGCTGGCGTCGGTCACCGCCCTCGCCCACGCCTCCGGCGACCAGGGTGAGCGCCAGCGCGTGCACGACGCGATCGAGGTGCTGCTCGCCAAGCCCGAAGCCCACCAGCTGCGGCTGCTGGAGGCGCTGACGCTGGTCGCCTCCGGCGCGGTGGAGATGCCCGAGGACCTCGCCGAGGAAGTCATGCGGGTCGGCAGCGCCTCCGACGTCGGCGAGCAGCTCGGGCTGCCCGGCCGCGGCAGGCAGGAGCTGACCGACTACGCGCTGGAGCGCGCCGGCTGGTGGCGCTCGTTCTCCTCGTTCGGGGCTACACCCGCGCAGAGCCGGATCGCCCACGTCGTGCACCGCGCCTACTTCCTGATCTGGCAGCACTTGCGGGCGCAGGGGACGTGAGGGTATGGCCATGCGGGGTTGGTTCCGCCTGTCCGGCAGTTCACCCGTCAGTGGAACCGGAGCGGCGTCCGCGGCGTCGGAGCCGGAAGGGGGGCCGGCCACGGCCCCCGATTCCGACTCCGAGTTGGGGGCAGACATGACCGCGGTGGACACCGACGCCCTCGCCAGCCCGCTCGACCAGGCGCTGGCCGAGCGGGCGACGCTGATCCAGCTCTGCATGTACGCCATGGACCGCGCCCGCAGCAGCGGCGTGGTGGAGCGGCTGTCCGAGGGGCTGGGCGGGATCGGCGTGGTTGCGCTGCGCCCGGACGGCATGCGCTTCGACCCCGCCCACCACGAGGCGGGCGGCACCATGCCCACC is a window of Saccharopolyspora erythraea NRRL 2338 DNA encoding:
- a CDS encoding HAD family hydrolase — encoded protein: MSSAWKPKLIALDVDGTLLDPETQSVSEVVRAAVRRAVGSGAQVVVSTGRSTLGTRPILAELGLTGGVALCSNGAVRMDAATGAVLAVETFDPAPVHAALSERLPGAIYAAERVGVGSLVSSLFGEEELHGPQQLAGLDELVARPVPRLIANWTGHAPEEVHHAMGGVEFPACTITLDHYEPWVTVVPAGVTKGSALEKLRTELGIPAEDTFAAGDGDNDIEMLEWAAHGVAMGQGPAVVHAAADEVTGPVSEDGLAAVLNRIFG
- a CDS encoding response regulator; the encoded protein is MARVLLVDDQELMRMGFRMVLESQDDLEVVGEAGNGEEAVELARSLRPDVVLMDVRMPVVDGVEATRRIVAEGSSKVLVMTTFDLDEYALAALRGGAGGFLLKDTPPDGLVTAVRSVASGDAVVSPSVTRRLLDRFLGGDGGALRDPGVLDVLTEREREVLVLVAKGLSNAELASRLFLSEATIKTHVGRILSKLDIRDRVQAVVLAYETGLVRPGEK
- a CDS encoding sensor histidine kinase; amino-acid sequence: MRRLSLWMREHPVVGDSTIAALVLLLDLSELLVGVEDRGVPPWLYAAVGVVTVVPLCVRRRWPLASAYAVLAGLALMVLTQDGAMVRVAGLAVCVSVYTVVAYAGRRPAAPYTFLAAVVVACQVLFKTPTFDDRGNAITVMAVVYVLVAAVCWVLGEFVGARRAYNAEVERRLRHLEFEQDQQSRIAVAEERNRIARELHDVLAHSVSVMITQADGATFALHGKPEMAEKALRAIGETGRDALSELRGLLEVLRNPDEGGGRTPQPTAAGLRELADRVRGLGLPVELRLDGDFEVLPTGIGLAVYRIAQESLTNVLKHGGRDVRAAVHAANDGERIEIEVLDDGARREPTTLVSGGNGLIGMRERATVYGGELHAGPRTEGGWRVRAVLPLPRG
- a CDS encoding dynamin family protein, with translation MSPLIERAVVGTGTEHQHWPGPLSSAVAALCTGLQPQVSERTAEGFREVLRRLSAPLQVAVAGRIKSGKSTLVNALIGRRVAPTDVGECTRLVTRFQYGTVDRVEVVFHDGGKQAIPFDADGGIPADLGIDLEKISHLEAYLTNAVLRDLTVIDTPGLGSLDAASVARTEELLGTRRGDGEAGDDLDPVSRNAVAGAEAVLYVVTQAVRADDQQALASFTAATASREAGPVNAIALLNKADTIEPDSVSESGGDVWTAATLIAGKQAQLLKPRVADVLPVIGLLAETAETGGFTSADADALRRLAALDEVTRETLLMSADLFTSWDCDVPAGVRTRLLERMDLYGIRHALAAIDAEPEITAGDLRRRLLDSSGLAGVMSRLDSVFRARADGIKAAAALASVTALAHASGDQGERQRVHDAIEVLLAKPEAHQLRLLEALTLVASGAVEMPEDLAEEVMRVGSASDVGEQLGLPGRGRQELTDYALERAGWWRSFSSFGATPAQSRIAHVVHRAYFLIWQHLRAQGT
- the grpE gene encoding nucleotide exchange factor GrpE codes for the protein MAMRGWFRLSGSSPVSGTGAASAASEPEGGPATAPDSDSELGADMTAVDTDALASPLDQALAERATLIQLCMYAMDRARSSGVVERLSEGLGGIGVVALRPDGMRFDPAHHEAGGTMPTDDPALDGMIAETEVLGFADRDRVLRAPIVTVYRLHDTPPR